Proteins encoded by one window of Rutidosis leptorrhynchoides isolate AG116_Rl617_1_P2 chromosome 7, CSIRO_AGI_Rlap_v1, whole genome shotgun sequence:
- the LOC139860583 gene encoding MYB-like transcription factor 4 → MGRSPCCEKSHTNKGAWTKEEDDRLITHIKSHGEGCWRSLPKAAGLLRCGKSCRLRWINYLRPDLKRGNFTEDEDELIIKLHSLLGNKWSLIAGRLPGRTDNEIKNYWNTHIRRKLINRGIDPATHRPITDHHTNNITTTTTTSAANSSPEIGPTTTISFASTTPTAPSTTHHLMIKNEELDQDIKFHINTPDCRKIKNISPENQERCPDLNLELRIGPPHLHHNQSDMVLSSSSYTQQLHHHKLMTGGMNSGGGTICFGCSLGVKNGKECSCTSSLNGNSNGYDFLGLKNGVLDYRSLEMK, encoded by the exons ATGGGAAGGTCACCTTGTTGTGAAAAATCCCATACAAATAAAGGTGCATGGACTAAAGAAGAGGATGATCGTCTTATTACTCATATCAAATCTCACGGCGAAGGTTGCTGGCGGTCACTACCTAAAGCTGCCGGACTCCTCCGATGTGGCAAAAGCTGCCGTCTCCGGTGGATCAATTACCTCCGCCCTGATCTTAAACGTGGCAATTTCACTGAAGATGAAGATGAACTCATCATCAAACTCCACAGCCTCCTTGGCAACAA GTGGTCTTTAATTGCCGGAAGATTACCTGGAAGAACAGATAATGAAATAAAGAATTATTGGAATACACATATCAGAAGAAAGCTAATAAACCGTGGAATTGATCCGGCGACTCACCGGCCAATAACCGATCATCACACTAATAACATTACCACTACAACCACCACTTCCGCCGCCAATTCTTCACCGGAGATAGGCCCCACGACCACCATCTCCTTTGCAAGTACAACACCAACTGCACCAAGTACAACCCATCATCTCATGATTAAAAATGAAGAATTAGACCAAGATATAAAATTCCACATCAATACTCCTGACTGCCGGAAAATTAAAAATATTTCGCCGGAAAATCAAGAAAGATGCCCGGACTTGAATTTGGAGCTAAGAATCGGTCCACCTCATCTTCATCATAATCAAAGCGACAtggtattatcatcatcatcatacacacAACAACTTCATCATCATAAATTGATGACAGGAGGAATGAATTCCGGCGGTGGGACTATTTGTTTTGGGTGCAGTTTGGGTGTAAAGAATGGAAAAGAATGCAGTTGTACATCCAGTTTGAATGGTAACAGCAATGGTTATGATTTCCTGGGTTtaaaaaatggtgttttggactatAGAAGTTTAGAAATGAAATGA